Proteins encoded within one genomic window of Manis pentadactyla isolate mManPen7 chromosome 4, mManPen7.hap1, whole genome shotgun sequence:
- the GIT1 gene encoding ARF GTPase-activating protein GIT1 isoform X3, giving the protein MSRKGPRAEVCADCSAPDPGWASISRGVLVCDECCSVHRSLGRHISIVKHLRHSAWPPTLLQMVHTLASNGANSIWEHSLLDPAQVQSGRRKANPQDKVHPIKSEFIRAKYQMLAFVHKLPCRDDDGVTAKDLSKQLHSSVRTGNLETCLRLLSLGAQANFFHPEKGTTPLHVAAKAGQTLQAELLVVYGADPGSPDVNGRTPIDYARQAGHHELAERLVECQYELTDRLAFYLCGRKPDHKNGHYIIPQMADRSRQKCMSQSLDLSELAKAAKKKLQALSNRLFEELAMDVYDEVDRRENDAVWLATQNHSTLVTERSAVPFLPVNPEYSATRNQGRQKLARFNAREFATLIIDILSEAKRRQQGKSLSSPTDTLELSTRSQSDLDDQHDYDSVASDEDTDQEPLRSTGATRNNRARSMDSSDLSDGAVTLQEYLELKKALATSEAKVQQLLKVNSSLSDELRRLQREIHKLQAENLQIRQPPGPVPVPTPSLPGDRAEHASMGPGGSAHRRDRQAFSMYEPGSALKPFGGPPGDELTTRLQPFHSTELEDDTVYSVHVPAGLYRIRKGVSASAMPFTPSSPLLSCSQEGSRHPSKLSRHGSGADSDYENTQSGDPLLGLEGKRFLELGKEEDFHPELESLDGDLDAGLPSTEDVILKTEQVTKNIQELLRAAQEFKHDSFVPCSEKIHLAVTEMASLFPKRPALEPVRSSLRLLNASAYRLQSECRKTVPPEPGVPVDFQLLTQQVIQCAYDIAKAAKQLVTITTREKKQ; this is encoded by the exons ATGTCCCGGAAGGGGCCGCGAGCGGAGGTGTGTGCGGACTGCAGCGCCCCGG ACCCCGGCTGGGCCTCCATCAGCAGGGGCGTGCTGGTGTGTGACGAGTGCTGCAGTGTGCACCGGAGCCTGGGACGCCACATCTCCATCGTCAAACACCTTCGCCATAGCGCCTGGCCTCCCACGCTGCTGCAG ATGGTGCACACGCTTGCCAGCAACGGGGCCAACTCCATCTGGGAGCATTCCCTGCTGGACCCCGCGCAAGTGCAGAGTGGCCGGCGCAAAGCTAACCCCCAAGACAAAGTCCA CCCCATCAAGTCAGAGTTCATCAGGGCCAAGTACCAGATGCTGGCATTCGTGCACAAGCTGCCCTGCCGGGATGATGACGGGGTCACCGCCAAAGACCTCAGCAAG CAACTGCACTCGAGTGTGCGGACGGGCAACTTGGAGACATGTCTGCGCCTGCTGTCGCTGGGTGCCCAGGCCAACTTTTTCCACCCAGAGAAGGGTACCACACCTCTGCACGTGGCTGCCAAGGCGGGGCAGACACTGCAGGCCGAGCTTCTTGTAGTGTATGGGGCTGACCCTGGCTCCCCTGATGTTAATGGCCGTACACCCATTGACTATGCCAG GCAGGCGGGGCACCATGAACTGGCGGAAAGGCTAGTCGAATGCCAGTATGAGCTCACTGACCGGTTGGCCTTCTATCTCTGTGGACGCAAGCCGG aTCACAAGAATGGGCATTACATCATCCCACAGATGGCTGACAG ATCTCGGCAAAAGTGCATGTCTCAGAG CCTGGACCTGTCCGAGTTGGCCAAAGCTGCCAAGAAGAAGCTGCAGGCG CTCAGCAACcggctttttgaggaacttgccATGGACGTGTATGACGAGGTGGATCGAAGAGAAAATGATGCTG tgTGGCTGGCCACCCAAAACCACAGCACCCTGGTGACGGAGCGCAGTGCTGTGCCCTTCCTGCCCGTTAACCCCGAATACTCAGCCACACGGAATCAG GGGCGACAGAAGCTGGCCCGCTTCAATGCCCGAGAGTTTGCCACCCTGATCATCGACATTCTCAGTGAGGCCAAGCGGAGGCAGCAGGGCAAGAGCCTGAGCAGCCCCACAG ACACTCTCGAGCTGTCTACACGGAGCCAGAGTGACCTCGACGACCAGCACGACTATGACAGTGTGGCCTCGGACGAGGACACCGACCAGGAGCCCCTGCGCAGCACTGGTGCCACTCGCAACAATCGCGCCCGG AGCATGGACTCCTCAGATCTGTCCGATGGGGCTGTGACGCTGCAGGAGTACCTGGAGCTGAAGAAAGCCCTGGCCACCTCCGAGGCCAAGGTACAGCAGCTCCTGAAGGTCAACAGCAGCTTGAGTGACGAGCTCCGGAGGCTGCAGAGGGAG ATCCACAAGTTGCAGGCAGAAAACCTGCAAATCCGGCAGCCACCAGGGCCGGTGCCTGTGCCCACACCTTCCCTCCCTGGTGACCGGGCAGAACATGCATCCATGGGGCCTGGAGGGAGTGCCCACCGCAGGGATCGCCAAGCCTTTTCCATGTATGAGCCGggctctgccctgaagccctttgGGGGCCCTCCTGGGGACGAGCTCACCACCCGGCTACAGCCTTTCCACAGCACT gagctggaggatGACACCGTCTATTCAGTACATGTCCCTGCTGGCCTTTACCGG ATCCGGAAAGGGGTGTCCGCCTCAGCTATGCCCTTCACTCCCTCCTCCCCATTGCTGTCCTGCTCCCAGGAAGGAAGCCGCCACCCG AGCAAGCTTTCCCGCCATGGCAGCGGTGCCGACAGTGACTATGAGAACACACAAAGTGGGGACCCACTGCTTGG ACTGGAAGGGAAGAGGTTTCTAGAGCTGGGCAAGGAAGAGGACTTCCACCCAGAGTTGGAAAGCCTGGATGGAGACCTTGACGCTGGGCTTCCCAGCACAGAGGATGTCATCCTGAAGACAGAGCAGGTCACCAAGAACATTCAGGAATTGTTGCGGGCTGCCCAGGAATTCAAGCATGACAG CTTTGTGCCCTGCTCTGAGAAGATCCACTTGGCTGTGACCGAGATGGCATCTCTCTTCCCAAAG aGGCCAGCCCTGGAGCCCGTGCGCAGCTCCCTGCGGCTGCTCAACGCCAGTGCCTACCGGCTGCAGAGTGAGTGCCGGAAGACGGTGCCCCCAGAGCCTGGTGTTCCTGTGGACTTCCAGCTGCTGACTCAGCAGGTGATCCAGTGCGCCTATGACATTGCCAAGGCTGCCAAGCAGCTGGTCACCATCACCACCCGAGAGAAGAAGCAGTGA
- the GIT1 gene encoding ARF GTPase-activating protein GIT1 isoform X2, whose translation MSRKGPRAEVCADCSAPDPGWASISRGVLVCDECCSVHRSLGRHISIVKHLRHSAWPPTLLQMVHTLASNGANSIWEHSLLDPAQVQSGRRKANPQDKVHPIKSEFIRAKYQMLAFVHKLPCRDDDGVTAKDLSKQLHSSVRTGNLETCLRLLSLGAQANFFHPEKGTTPLHVAAKAGQTLQAELLVVYGADPGSPDVNGRTPIDYARQAGHHELAERLVECQYELTDRLAFYLCGRKPDHKNGHYIIPQMADRSRQKCMSQSLDLSELAKAAKKKLQALSNRLFEELAMDVYDEVDRRENDAVWLATQNHSTLVTERSAVPFLPVNPEYSATRNQGRQKLARFNAREFATLIIDILSEAKRRQQGKSLSSPTDTLELSTRSQSDLDDQHDYDSVASDEDTDQEPLRSTGATRNNRARSMDSSDLSDGAVTLQEYLELKKALATSEAKVQQLLKVNSSLSDELRRLQREIHKLQAENLQIRQPPGPVPVPTPSLPGDRAEHASMGPGGSAHRRDRQAFSMYEPGSALKPFGGPPGDELTTRLQPFHSTIRKGVSASAMPFTPSSPLLSCSQEGSRHPSKLSRHGSGADSDYENTQSGDPLLGLEGKRFLELGKEEDFHPELESLDGDLDAGLPSTEDVILKTEQVTKNIQELLRAAQEFKHDSFVPCSEKIHLAVTEMASLFPKRPALEPVRSSLRLLNASAYRLQSECRKTVPPEPGVPVDFQLLTQQVIQCAYDIAKAAKQLVTITTREKKQ comes from the exons ATGTCCCGGAAGGGGCCGCGAGCGGAGGTGTGTGCGGACTGCAGCGCCCCGG ACCCCGGCTGGGCCTCCATCAGCAGGGGCGTGCTGGTGTGTGACGAGTGCTGCAGTGTGCACCGGAGCCTGGGACGCCACATCTCCATCGTCAAACACCTTCGCCATAGCGCCTGGCCTCCCACGCTGCTGCAG ATGGTGCACACGCTTGCCAGCAACGGGGCCAACTCCATCTGGGAGCATTCCCTGCTGGACCCCGCGCAAGTGCAGAGTGGCCGGCGCAAAGCTAACCCCCAAGACAAAGTCCA CCCCATCAAGTCAGAGTTCATCAGGGCCAAGTACCAGATGCTGGCATTCGTGCACAAGCTGCCCTGCCGGGATGATGACGGGGTCACCGCCAAAGACCTCAGCAAG CAACTGCACTCGAGTGTGCGGACGGGCAACTTGGAGACATGTCTGCGCCTGCTGTCGCTGGGTGCCCAGGCCAACTTTTTCCACCCAGAGAAGGGTACCACACCTCTGCACGTGGCTGCCAAGGCGGGGCAGACACTGCAGGCCGAGCTTCTTGTAGTGTATGGGGCTGACCCTGGCTCCCCTGATGTTAATGGCCGTACACCCATTGACTATGCCAG GCAGGCGGGGCACCATGAACTGGCGGAAAGGCTAGTCGAATGCCAGTATGAGCTCACTGACCGGTTGGCCTTCTATCTCTGTGGACGCAAGCCGG aTCACAAGAATGGGCATTACATCATCCCACAGATGGCTGACAG ATCTCGGCAAAAGTGCATGTCTCAGAG CCTGGACCTGTCCGAGTTGGCCAAAGCTGCCAAGAAGAAGCTGCAGGCG CTCAGCAACcggctttttgaggaacttgccATGGACGTGTATGACGAGGTGGATCGAAGAGAAAATGATGCTG tgTGGCTGGCCACCCAAAACCACAGCACCCTGGTGACGGAGCGCAGTGCTGTGCCCTTCCTGCCCGTTAACCCCGAATACTCAGCCACACGGAATCAG GGGCGACAGAAGCTGGCCCGCTTCAATGCCCGAGAGTTTGCCACCCTGATCATCGACATTCTCAGTGAGGCCAAGCGGAGGCAGCAGGGCAAGAGCCTGAGCAGCCCCACAG ACACTCTCGAGCTGTCTACACGGAGCCAGAGTGACCTCGACGACCAGCACGACTATGACAGTGTGGCCTCGGACGAGGACACCGACCAGGAGCCCCTGCGCAGCACTGGTGCCACTCGCAACAATCGCGCCCGG AGCATGGACTCCTCAGATCTGTCCGATGGGGCTGTGACGCTGCAGGAGTACCTGGAGCTGAAGAAAGCCCTGGCCACCTCCGAGGCCAAGGTACAGCAGCTCCTGAAGGTCAACAGCAGCTTGAGTGACGAGCTCCGGAGGCTGCAGAGGGAG ATCCACAAGTTGCAGGCAGAAAACCTGCAAATCCGGCAGCCACCAGGGCCGGTGCCTGTGCCCACACCTTCCCTCCCTGGTGACCGGGCAGAACATGCATCCATGGGGCCTGGAGGGAGTGCCCACCGCAGGGATCGCCAAGCCTTTTCCATGTATGAGCCGggctctgccctgaagccctttgGGGGCCCTCCTGGGGACGAGCTCACCACCCGGCTACAGCCTTTCCACAGCACT ATCCGGAAAGGGGTGTCCGCCTCAGCTATGCCCTTCACTCCCTCCTCCCCATTGCTGTCCTGCTCCCAGGAAGGAAGCCGCCACCCG AGCAAGCTTTCCCGCCATGGCAGCGGTGCCGACAGTGACTATGAGAACACACAAAGTGGGGACCCACTGCTTGG ACTGGAAGGGAAGAGGTTTCTAGAGCTGGGCAAGGAAGAGGACTTCCACCCAGAGTTGGAAAGCCTGGATGGAGACCTTGACGCTGGGCTTCCCAGCACAGAGGATGTCATCCTGAAGACAGAGCAGGTCACCAAGAACATTCAGGAATTGTTGCGGGCTGCCCAGGAATTCAAGCATGACAG CTTTGTGCCCTGCTCTGAGAAGATCCACTTGGCTGTGACCGAGATGGCATCTCTCTTCCCAAAG aGGCCAGCCCTGGAGCCCGTGCGCAGCTCCCTGCGGCTGCTCAACGCCAGTGCCTACCGGCTGCAGAGTGAGTGCCGGAAGACGGTGCCCCCAGAGCCTGGTGTTCCTGTGGACTTCCAGCTGCTGACTCAGCAGGTGATCCAGTGCGCCTATGACATTGCCAAGGCTGCCAAGCAGCTGGTCACCATCACCACCCGAGAGAAGAAGCAGTGA
- the GIT1 gene encoding ARF GTPase-activating protein GIT1 isoform X1, which translates to MSRKGPRAEVCADCSAPDPGWASISRGVLVCDECCSVHRSLGRHISIVKHLRHSAWPPTLLQMVHTLASNGANSIWEHSLLDPAQVQSGRRKANPQDKVHPIKSEFIRAKYQMLAFVHKLPCRDDDGVTAKDLSKQLHSSVRTGNLETCLRLLSLGAQANFFHPEKGTTPLHVAAKAGQTLQAELLVVYGADPGSPDVNGRTPIDYARQAGHHELAERLVECQYELTDRLAFYLCGRKPDHKNGHYIIPQMADSLDLSELAKAAKKKLQALSNRLFEELAMDVYDEVDRRENDAVWLATQNHSTLVTERSAVPFLPVNPEYSATRNQGRQKLARFNAREFATLIIDILSEAKRRQQGKSLSSPTDTLELSTRSQSDLDDQHDYDSVASDEDTDQEPLRSTGATRNNRARSMDSSDLSDGAVTLQEYLELKKALATSEAKVQQLLKVNSSLSDELRRLQREIHKLQAENLQIRQPPGPVPVPTPSLPGDRAEHASMGPGGSAHRRDRQAFSMYEPGSALKPFGGPPGDELTTRLQPFHSTELEDDTVYSVHVPAGLYRIRKGVSASAMPFTPSSPLLSCSQEGSRHPSKLSRHGSGADSDYENTQSGDPLLGLEGKRFLELGKEEDFHPELESLDGDLDAGLPSTEDVILKTEQVTKNIQELLRAAQEFKHDSFVPCSEKIHLAVTEMASLFPKRPALEPVRSSLRLLNASAYRLQSECRKTVPPEPGVPVDFQLLTQQVIQCAYDIAKAAKQLVTITTREKKQ; encoded by the exons ATGTCCCGGAAGGGGCCGCGAGCGGAGGTGTGTGCGGACTGCAGCGCCCCGG ACCCCGGCTGGGCCTCCATCAGCAGGGGCGTGCTGGTGTGTGACGAGTGCTGCAGTGTGCACCGGAGCCTGGGACGCCACATCTCCATCGTCAAACACCTTCGCCATAGCGCCTGGCCTCCCACGCTGCTGCAG ATGGTGCACACGCTTGCCAGCAACGGGGCCAACTCCATCTGGGAGCATTCCCTGCTGGACCCCGCGCAAGTGCAGAGTGGCCGGCGCAAAGCTAACCCCCAAGACAAAGTCCA CCCCATCAAGTCAGAGTTCATCAGGGCCAAGTACCAGATGCTGGCATTCGTGCACAAGCTGCCCTGCCGGGATGATGACGGGGTCACCGCCAAAGACCTCAGCAAG CAACTGCACTCGAGTGTGCGGACGGGCAACTTGGAGACATGTCTGCGCCTGCTGTCGCTGGGTGCCCAGGCCAACTTTTTCCACCCAGAGAAGGGTACCACACCTCTGCACGTGGCTGCCAAGGCGGGGCAGACACTGCAGGCCGAGCTTCTTGTAGTGTATGGGGCTGACCCTGGCTCCCCTGATGTTAATGGCCGTACACCCATTGACTATGCCAG GCAGGCGGGGCACCATGAACTGGCGGAAAGGCTAGTCGAATGCCAGTATGAGCTCACTGACCGGTTGGCCTTCTATCTCTGTGGACGCAAGCCGG aTCACAAGAATGGGCATTACATCATCCCACAGATGGCTGACAG CCTGGACCTGTCCGAGTTGGCCAAAGCTGCCAAGAAGAAGCTGCAGGCG CTCAGCAACcggctttttgaggaacttgccATGGACGTGTATGACGAGGTGGATCGAAGAGAAAATGATGCTG tgTGGCTGGCCACCCAAAACCACAGCACCCTGGTGACGGAGCGCAGTGCTGTGCCCTTCCTGCCCGTTAACCCCGAATACTCAGCCACACGGAATCAG GGGCGACAGAAGCTGGCCCGCTTCAATGCCCGAGAGTTTGCCACCCTGATCATCGACATTCTCAGTGAGGCCAAGCGGAGGCAGCAGGGCAAGAGCCTGAGCAGCCCCACAG ACACTCTCGAGCTGTCTACACGGAGCCAGAGTGACCTCGACGACCAGCACGACTATGACAGTGTGGCCTCGGACGAGGACACCGACCAGGAGCCCCTGCGCAGCACTGGTGCCACTCGCAACAATCGCGCCCGG AGCATGGACTCCTCAGATCTGTCCGATGGGGCTGTGACGCTGCAGGAGTACCTGGAGCTGAAGAAAGCCCTGGCCACCTCCGAGGCCAAGGTACAGCAGCTCCTGAAGGTCAACAGCAGCTTGAGTGACGAGCTCCGGAGGCTGCAGAGGGAG ATCCACAAGTTGCAGGCAGAAAACCTGCAAATCCGGCAGCCACCAGGGCCGGTGCCTGTGCCCACACCTTCCCTCCCTGGTGACCGGGCAGAACATGCATCCATGGGGCCTGGAGGGAGTGCCCACCGCAGGGATCGCCAAGCCTTTTCCATGTATGAGCCGggctctgccctgaagccctttgGGGGCCCTCCTGGGGACGAGCTCACCACCCGGCTACAGCCTTTCCACAGCACT gagctggaggatGACACCGTCTATTCAGTACATGTCCCTGCTGGCCTTTACCGG ATCCGGAAAGGGGTGTCCGCCTCAGCTATGCCCTTCACTCCCTCCTCCCCATTGCTGTCCTGCTCCCAGGAAGGAAGCCGCCACCCG AGCAAGCTTTCCCGCCATGGCAGCGGTGCCGACAGTGACTATGAGAACACACAAAGTGGGGACCCACTGCTTGG ACTGGAAGGGAAGAGGTTTCTAGAGCTGGGCAAGGAAGAGGACTTCCACCCAGAGTTGGAAAGCCTGGATGGAGACCTTGACGCTGGGCTTCCCAGCACAGAGGATGTCATCCTGAAGACAGAGCAGGTCACCAAGAACATTCAGGAATTGTTGCGGGCTGCCCAGGAATTCAAGCATGACAG CTTTGTGCCCTGCTCTGAGAAGATCCACTTGGCTGTGACCGAGATGGCATCTCTCTTCCCAAAG aGGCCAGCCCTGGAGCCCGTGCGCAGCTCCCTGCGGCTGCTCAACGCCAGTGCCTACCGGCTGCAGAGTGAGTGCCGGAAGACGGTGCCCCCAGAGCCTGGTGTTCCTGTGGACTTCCAGCTGCTGACTCAGCAGGTGATCCAGTGCGCCTATGACATTGCCAAGGCTGCCAAGCAGCTGGTCACCATCACCACCCGAGAGAAGAAGCAGTGA